The window GCAAGCGCCTCGATCAGACCGACCGAGATCAGCGTACGCGTAAAGAGAACGCCGCCCGCCTCCGGCTGACGTGCCAGACCCTCGATGAAGCGGCCCGTAACAAGACCGTCACCGATGCCCGCGCCGATTGCGGCAAGACCAAAGCAGAGACCCGCACCGATAAGAGCGCCTGCGACCATGATTGCGTTTTCCATGAAGAAATCCTCCTTAAACAGTTGAACAAAGTCTTAGATGATGTGCATATTGCACGTGAAACCGGATTAGTGATCCTCTGTCTTGATCGCTGCGCCAATATAAGCCGTCGAGAGCATCGTAAAGACAAGCGCCTGCACAATGCCGACGAACACACTGAACGCGAGCCAGATCACCGAAGGGATGGTGGAGCCATTCCCGAGAAGCTGCAGCAGGATGTGAATGAGAATCTCACCCGCCAAGATGTTGCCGAATAGACGAAACGACAGCGTGATCGGTTTCGCAACCTCCTCGACAATGTTGATGATGATGAACGGTGCGACCGGCTGGAAGAAATGCGCCACATAGTGCATCCCCTTCACCGCAAGTCCCAGGACGTGCATCATGACGATGACCAGCAGAGCCAGTCCCAGTGTGGTGTTCAGATCGTTTGTCGGCGATGCCATCGTCGGAATCAGACCGATCCAATTCGACACGAGCAGGAACAGGAACAGCGACACGATGAACGTGGACAGGAATCCACGCCCGCGCGGCCCCATGTTCTCCTCGACCTGGTCATGAAGCGCCTCGATCACCGTCTCCATCATCATCTGCCAGTTCGACGTCGGCACAACCCTGAGATTGCGCGTCGCGAGCCAACCGATGAAGAGGACGACGACCATCGAGATCCACGTCATCACCAGCGTCTGCGAATTGAAGGTAAATCCGGCGATCTGCACTGCCTCGCGAACACCGATTTCGTGCATAACCTCTACCTCCCTCGGGGGGATCTCCCCCAGTTACCTACCGAGACTCCCGAGAGTCCCGTCTATCGGCGCGTATCGTCCGCACGATCAGCTGCACCATCATAATCGTGTGCGTAAGGAGGAATCCCCCCACCGCAGCGAAGAAATAGTGTACGCCCGCCGTCGTCGCCGCCCAGAGGACTGCCCCGATCAGCACGAGCATCAGCAAGAGCCCCACCTGCACCTGCGACGTTCCCGCCGCACCCAGACGCGCCGCACGCATCACGCGCTGCGCCATCTGTGCAAAGTAGAGCGCCGCCGCCCCCGTGCCCGCGAGCATCGCACCAACGAGCCGCAGTTCCCCCATGAGGAGAAGCGTGCCGCAGCCCACGAGTGCCGCCGCCGCAAACGAGAGGACGATCTGCCTCCGATACGCCGATAAAACCTGCCTCATATTCCTCCTCCGACCGTACCGCAATGCAGCGAATTTCTTAAAAAACGCAAGAAAACCGCCCCCACATTCCGCTTGGATTGCAGAGCCGCACACCGCGTACCGCCTTCGTTGAATATCAATACCTCAATGACATTCGACAGAAAAAACGTTTCTCCTTCCACAATTGTATCCATTTGTAGAAAATTTCACAAATTTCTCCGTCAATATCATAAGGTGCGGCTATATTCACACAATGATGTAATACATAGCCCTTATTGTCTATTATACGGGCTTCCCCTCTTTTTCGCAACATCCTTTTAATAGTTCTTTTCAATTTAATATTGTAATGTGAGATCGCCTTTGCTACAATGGGCGAAATATAGAGGACGCGCCTGTCGAATCGCAGGCGAGCCATGACCAACACAGCAAATACAGCCGAAAGGAGCGCATATTATGACCATCGAGGGAGCTGTCATCATCGAGCAGGGCGTGACCTTCGCCGTCATCCACGTTGCGCCCGAGGTCACGCGCTACACCGTGAAATCGACGCAGACCCGCCGCGCCCTGATGCGCTTCTTCCCCGGGATGCCGATCATCCTCATGAGCCTCACCCATGACGGCAAGCCGCAGTACTACGGACGCAAGGACATCGTGGATTTTTTGAGCGGCTTGCGGATCAACCAGATCCCGTGGAAGAAATATCATATTGTGTGAAAGAACGGAGCCTTCCGCATGGCAAGCACTCCGCTCTTATTCATAATGCCCCTTGCAGGCAGCGATATAGATATTCTTCTCGTCAAACGTGTAGATGAGGCGATCCACCTGCGTGATGCGGCGGCTCCAATAGCCCGATAGATCATGCCGCAGGGGTTCGGGCTTGCCGATGCCCTCGTGTCCGTTCCGCTCAATATCCTTCAGCAGTTCGTTGATCTTACGCGCCGTCTTGCGATCCTCCTGCACCCACGCCATGAAGTCCCGCCATGCATTCTCCGAGAACACCTTATTCATCGAGAAGCCGCGCCAATTCTTCCGATGACTTCTCTGTCACACATCCTGCACGCAGCTGCGCAATCCCCTCGACGATGTGGGCATAGTTGTGCCGATCACTCATCAGAAAGACATTCTCCACCAGATTGTTATAGTTTTCAAAGCTCATCAGCACAACATTCTCCTCATTGCGCCGTGTCACGATGATTGTCTCCGCATCGCGCGTTGCCGCATCACAATAGGACTTCAAATTGCTCCGCAGTGTCGAAAAATTCACCGCCACCATACGATCACATCCTCTCAGTTCTATTGTACCAAAACTCGTACAAAAAGCAAGAAAAAAGAGCAGCCGCCAAAGCGACTGCTCTTTTTCCTGCCGGAGAAGCAATATCACGCGAACGTTACAACGTCCTCCGCCTCGGTCTCGTCGGGGTAGACGGGGGCGACGGACGGAGATGCAGCGGACGCTGCCGCCTCATCGACGGTGTCCGTCGTGAGGTGTTCCTGCTCCGCCTTTGCCTCCTGTACGGGCGCGTAGGCGCTTACCACCGTCTCCGTGAGGGTTGCCTTCTCCGCGTCGGAGAGCGCGGCCGAGGCGGCGATCTGCTCCACGAGCCCCACGACGACGCCCGCCGTCTGCCGACGCGACGTACCGACCTTCTCATTGAGCTGTGCGACGGTCTTTACGAGTGCCTCGGCACGCTGCTCCTGCGTCGGTGCCGCAAGAGCCTCCTGTGCCTTTGCCTTGCCCGTCGCGATGTTCTCCTTGTCCTGTTCGGAGAGGTTCGTCTCCGCAGGTGCGATTGTGTCGGGAACGGAGGGCGGGACGGGCTTCTCGGGGGTGGGCGGGACATCCGCCGCGCCCTTTACGGTAAAGCCCTCAGCATCTATGGTATTGTGGTGCTTTACCGTGGAATCCCCATCTTTTATGAGGGACAGCTGAGAACCGTCCGTCCGCGTGACATCAGCCGCGATCAACTCATCACTTGCCTTGACTTCGCTATGACCATAGACCTCTGCACCACCTGCGGCAAGAGTTACATTATGCCCCGTCACTTTCGATCCCCACATGGAAACAATGTTATTCTTCGTCACATTCCCCTTCAATACGCCGCCCTCATGCGAGAAACTGGTACCCGTCAGAAGATAAACCCCTCCATCCGCCGTCAGTTGCGTCCCGTTCACAAACTGTGCTTTTCCATTAATAGGAATCACAGCTCCCGACGAAACCGTTGTATGGTCAAGATAAAGGACGTTATCCTTAGTTGTCGAGGCACGCATATTGCTGCCACTCAGGATGAAGCTGGCTGCCGCCACAAGTTTAGTATCTCTCGTCGCCTGAATCTGTCCGTTCTTCAGTACAACATTTCCGCCGACGAGATAGACATCCTTGCTGCCAGTGATCTGTGCGCCGTCCGCACTGAGGGCATTGCCCGCGCTCGCCGTGACTGTCACGCCGCTGTCCGTGCTCACGATGCGCTGTGCCGCTGCCGCATTCACATAGCCTGCGCCCTCGATGCGTGCGCCGTCAAGGTTCACGGTCGAACCGAGGAGTGCCACGGGATCGTTCTCGGTCTTGCCGAGGTTCTCGCTCTTGCCGTGGAACGCGAGATCGTTGCCCTTGTTGTGGGTATAGGTACGCGTTTTCCCGTCGCTGCTCACCTGCTCGCTGCCCGCAACGATGTCGAGACCTTTCTCATTCGCCGGATCTTGTGCCGCAAAGGTGATGCCGCTCTCCACCGTCACCTTGCCGCCGCGCACATCAACCGACTTCGCCTTGTATGTGCCCGTGCCGGCAAAGGTCACCTGCTGGTCGGCGGCAGTGGTAATCGTGCGTGCCTCACCGCCCTGCTCACGGTAGCTGCCCGTCGAAACATGAATTTTACGCGCGACATCCAATGCTGTATTCGTGAGTGTCACCGTGCCGCCAAGCATCTGAACGGACGCATCGGACTGAATATTTGCCCCATTCGCACTGAGTGTATTCGTCTTCGTCGCGTTTGCTGTGACGTGAGACTTCGCATCCAACTCGTTGACTGCACCGATGTTGACATTCCCCACACGACCGGTCTGCCCAATCTGTGCATCGTCCAGATTGACCGTATTGCCGAGGAGAATCACGTCCGTATCCGCCTTTTTGGCGAAGTCGTCCACCTTGCCATGGAACGCGAGGTCATTGCCCGCTGCGGTCGTATAACGATCCTGCTCATGGTAGACATTGCCTGCAACAACCTCGAAATTCCCTGCCTCGGACAGCTTGCCAAACGTCACATTGCTATCCACCGTCACCTTGCCGCCGTGGATGCCGACCTCATCCGCCTTCAGCTGACTGTTCGAGATCGTCACCGTGCGGTCGGGCGCGGTCAGCGTCTCGGTCCGCTTGCCGTCGCCGACCGTGCTGATACTTGCGATACCGTCGATCGCGAGATCATCCACAGAGATTTTGCTATTCTTGAGCGTGGCGACCCCGCCGCCGAGGCTGAGCGACTCGCCGTCCGCCGTGATATTGTCCGCCGTGACCTTGTTATCCTTCGTCGTCTCGGACGTAAAGCGGTGTTTGCTGCGGTCTGCACTGCGCTCATCCGACTGAACCTTCGAGGCGGCATAGATGGTGGTCTCCAGACGGTCGCCGCTCGTGCGCACGTCGTGGAACTTCGCACCCGTCGCCGTTGCCGTCGCGCCGCCGATCTCGACGAGGTTCTTGTCGCCGCCCTTCATGTTGACCGTGCCGTTAAAGACGACATCGTTGCCCGCATTGTGCGTGATGTTCTCCGTCAGCATCCGGTCGCCGTCAAACGTCCACTCCGCACGGTCTGCTGCGAGCACCTGTAGCATGGTCTTCGTCGACGTATCCCCCGCCGTGCCGAGGTCAAAGACCACGCCGTCCGCGACGTTCACCTTCCTGCCGATGAGGTTCACCTCATTACCGACAAAGTGTCCGCCCGTGACGTTGAGGAGGCCTTCGCCATCCGCCTTCAGAATGCGCTCCGTATCCGTCGCCTTCTCCGCGCTGAGTGCGGAGAGGGTCAGGTCGGGGATGTTCAGCACAGCGTTCGAACCGACATAGATGCCGCTCGGGTTGATGAGGACGAGATTGCCCTTGCCGCCCGTCTGCTCCATCGTGCCGAGGATGCTCGACAGCTGGCCGACACCCGTCACCTGATTGACGAGGGTCTTGCCATCCGCGATGTTAAAGTACAGTTTCTCCGTCTCGCCGATGTTAAAGGTATTCCATCCGACCAGACCGTCGTTCGCCGCCGTGATGGTCGCCTCCGAGGCGGGATTTGTCCAGTTGTTGTCGGTGATGGTGATGTCGCTGCCGCCCTCCATCACCACACCGTCCGTCGGCATGGCGAGTGCGGAGCTCGTGAGTGCCAGCGTAATGAGTGCCGCAAGACTGCCGCGGCGCATTTTCTTTTTGAAATTCATTCCGTTCCTTCCTTTCTACCTCTTAGAAGCTCATGCTCGCCGTCAGATTCCAGTGGCGGCGGTTTGCCTTCGATCGATCGAGATCGGTCTTGTCCGCATCGCGCAGAACCCGTGCGTAGTCGAGGGCAAACGAGAAGCGTCCGTCCGCATAGCGCACGCCAAGCCCTGCGCTCGCGATGCTGTCGCTGTCGTAGATCACACGGTTGCTGTTGTTGTTCGCCAAATGCGCATAGTCCGTGAACGCGAGGAGACGCGTATGCTTTGCGATCTCGGGGGTGTAGATCTCGATGCTCCCGACGACCCCCTTGTCTGCTGCAATCGCACGCTCATCAAAGCCCCGCACGCTCATCGCACCGCCCGCGCCAAGCTGCTCGACGGGGACGATGTGCTTGTTTGTATACTGTGCGTTCAGGCGCAGGGCACCGATCCAGTCGCTCTGCGAACGGGTCTGATAGTTCATCCCGGCACGCAGCAGGGTAAAGTTCCTGTCCGCACTGTAGGTGCGGTACGTATCGGCATCGCCGCTGACGTTGGTCGCAAGTCCGACGTTGTACGAGAGGACGCTGTTGGGCTTTTTCTCCGTGTGCAGGTAGGTCAGGGAGGCGAGCATGACGTCATAGTCCTGCGTACGCTTCGGTTGGATGATCGAGCCGATCCTGCCGCCCACCTCACTCTCCGTGCGGCGATACCCGAGGCCGAAATCGAGGATGTCCTTGTTCCGCGCGGTATAGGAGAAGAACCGCTGATAGTGCAGGTCGGCATTCGTGCTCCTGCCGCCAACGGTCAGATCGAGGAGTCCCCCTGTGCCGCCGTCGTAGTTGTCAATGTTCGTGCGCCCGTGGCTGACGCTGACGGATACAGCACCGTTCCACTCCGGCATGAGCTTCCGATAGGAGAGTGCGCCGACCTTCACATCGCCGAAATGCCCGGGCGATGTGACGAATGCCGCGCCGAACGTATCGGCACTGCCCGAGATGTTCGTGTTGATATAGGTGAGCGAGGTGCGCCAGTCGCCCGTGTACTCCGTTCCCGTGTTGCTCACGGCGAGGCGGACGTGGTCGCTCTTTTTCTCCGCGACACTGACCGTAACGCGGTAGCTGCCGTCCCCCACGGGACTGAAGCGCGTGCCGAGGACGAGCGCCCCCGTGTCGTTGACGCTCTGGATCTGCTGCGAGAGTTTGCGGATGTTCACGGTGTCGCGCGAGAGCTCGGGCAGCAGCGCACGCACGGTGTTCTCGTTCCCGCCCGTGACGGTGATCCCGCTCACGCGCACGTTCATGTTCCGCGTGTCCATCGCCGTTGCGTTCTTCTCCGCCGCGCTGCGCACATCCATCTCCGAACGCTCAATGGCGCGCGCCGCACTGTCGCGGTCGCTGTCCGCAGCCGCCGATGCCGTCCCGTAGTTCAGCAGTGCGCCCCCCGCGAGCATTGCCGCCGCGAGCATCCTTGCCTTCTTTTTCTTCATGCCTCTACCATCCTTTCGGAAGCACGCCCCGCCGTGCTGCATCCACACACACAGACAACGCGCACCTCGCTCCGCTTCGCCGCACAATCTGCGGCGCGTTATTGTGGCACATATCAAATGACCGTGGGCAAACTTATCCACAGTTTAATATGTATTGAAATTATAGCACGTGTCACCCCCCCGTCCAGACTTTTGTCCTGTTTTATCTATTGTTTTAATTTATAAGGAAAAACTATGACTGCAAGAAAACGGCACACAAAAAGCGCAGCCGTACGCAGCTGCGCTGTTCCTTCTGCGCATATCCTACTGTTTGAGCAACTGTAAATAGTTTGCCCGTTCCGCAGGTGCGATGTGAAGTACATCCATCGCCCGTTCCGGGGGGAGGGAAAGCTCCTCCATCAGATGCCGTAGGCTTTGCAGCATCGCTTGCTGCGTTCCTTCCGCACGTCCCTCGGCAAGCCCCAAATCACGCCCCTCGGCACGACCCTCGGCAAGCCCAATCCGACGCGCGGCTCTCATCCCGCTGATGTAGTCCCGCAGTGCCTTCTCGCGCTGCTCGTACTGCCAACGCTCCACATCGCTCTGCATAAAGACCTGCTCTGCCCGAATCGCCTCACTGATTGCTGCCTCGCTCATGGCCAGTTCCTCCGTTTCCCGTTCATCCAGTTTGTTTGAGAAATACGCGAGCCATTTCTCAAGCCGTTTCATTTCCTTAACCGATTTCACATGAAATTTCGGG of the Selenomonas dianae genome contains:
- a CDS encoding two-partner secretion domain-containing protein, yielding MNFKKKMRRGSLAALITLALTSSALAMPTDGVVMEGGSDITITDNNWTNPASEATITAANDGLVGWNTFNIGETEKLYFNIADGKTLVNQVTGVGQLSSILGTMEQTGGKGNLVLINPSGIYVGSNAVLNIPDLTLSALSAEKATDTERILKADGEGLLNVTGGHFVGNEVNLIGRKVNVADGVVFDLGTAGDTSTKTMLQVLAADRAEWTFDGDRMLTENITHNAGNDVVFNGTVNMKGGDKNLVEIGGATATATGAKFHDVRTSGDRLETTIYAASKVQSDERSADRSKHRFTSETTKDNKVTADNITADGESLSLGGGVATLKNSKISVDDLAIDGIASISTVGDGKRTETLTAPDRTVTISNSQLKADEVGIHGGKVTVDSNVTFGKLSEAGNFEVVAGNVYHEQDRYTTAAGNDLAFHGKVDDFAKKADTDVILLGNTVNLDDAQIGQTGRVGNVNIGAVNELDAKSHVTANATKTNTLSANGANIQSDASVQMLGGTVTLTNTALDVARKIHVSTGSYREQGGEARTITTAADQQVTFAGTGTYKAKSVDVRGGKVTVESGITFAAQDPANEKGLDIVAGSEQVSSDGKTRTYTHNKGNDLAFHGKSENLGKTENDPVALLGSTVNLDGARIEGAGYVNAAAAQRIVSTDSGVTVTASAGNALSADGAQITGSKDVYLVGGNVVLKNGQIQATRDTKLVAAASFILSGSNMRASTTKDNVLYLDHTTVSSGAVIPINGKAQFVNGTQLTADGGVYLLTGTSFSHEGGVLKGNVTKNNIVSMWGSKVTGHNVTLAAGGAEVYGHSEVKASDELIAADVTRTDGSQLSLIKDGDSTVKHHNTIDAEGFTVKGAADVPPTPEKPVPPSVPDTIAPAETNLSEQDKENIATGKAKAQEALAAPTQEQRAEALVKTVAQLNEKVGTSRRQTAGVVVGLVEQIAASAALSDAEKATLTETVVSAYAPVQEAKAEQEHLTTDTVDEAAASAASPSVAPVYPDETEAEDVVTFA
- a CDS encoding ShlB/FhaC/HecB family hemolysin secretion/activation protein, coding for MKKKKARMLAAAMLAGGALLNYGTASAAADSDRDSAARAIERSEMDVRSAAEKNATAMDTRNMNVRVSGITVTGGNENTVRALLPELSRDTVNIRKLSQQIQSVNDTGALVLGTRFSPVGDGSYRVTVSVAEKKSDHVRLAVSNTGTEYTGDWRTSLTYINTNISGSADTFGAAFVTSPGHFGDVKVGALSYRKLMPEWNGAVSVSVSHGRTNIDNYDGGTGGLLDLTVGGRSTNADLHYQRFFSYTARNKDILDFGLGYRRTESEVGGRIGSIIQPKRTQDYDVMLASLTYLHTEKKPNSVLSYNVGLATNVSGDADTYRTYSADRNFTLLRAGMNYQTRSQSDWIGALRLNAQYTNKHIVPVEQLGAGGAMSVRGFDERAIAADKGVVGSIEIYTPEIAKHTRLLAFTDYAHLANNNSNRVIYDSDSIASAGLGVRYADGRFSFALDYARVLRDADKTDLDRSKANRRHWNLTASMSF
- a CDS encoding type II toxin-antitoxin system Phd/YefM family antitoxin: MVAVNFSTLRSNLKSYCDAATRDAETIIVTRRNEENVVLMSFENYNNLVENVFLMSDRHNYAHIVEGIAQLRAGCVTEKSSEELARLLDE
- the atpE gene encoding F0F1 ATP synthase subunit C translates to MENAIMVAGALIGAGLCFGLAAIGAGIGDGLVTGRFIEGLARQPEAGGVLFTRTLISVGLIEALAIIGVVFGIIMLYANPLIH
- a CDS encoding Txe/YoeB family addiction module toxin, which translates into the protein MNKVFSENAWRDFMAWVQEDRKTARKINELLKDIERNGHEGIGKPEPLRHDLSGYWSRRITQVDRLIYTFDEKNIYIAACKGHYE
- the atpB gene encoding F0F1 ATP synthase subunit A, with the translated sequence MHEIGVREAVQIAGFTFNSQTLVMTWISMVVVLFIGWLATRNLRVVPTSNWQMMMETVIEALHDQVEENMGPRGRGFLSTFIVSLFLFLLVSNWIGLIPTMASPTNDLNTTLGLALLVIVMMHVLGLAVKGMHYVAHFFQPVAPFIIINIVEEVAKPITLSFRLFGNILAGEILIHILLQLLGNGSTIPSVIWLAFSVFVGIVQALVFTMLSTAYIGAAIKTEDH